caaacaaattaatgatagtcctacaatttggatagttttaaaaaataaatctgaagtgttagataggagcttgaccacatgtatgatattggtaatttttgtaatttttgtaatttttaaaataaaagttttctgaaacatgtgtgtcagtcagatgtatgttgggggggggggtgcggcggggggggcgcaatttcagtgcttgccctgggcgccgttttccctagttacgccactgattGGAACACTAAGGAGCAGACAATGAAGAGAAAAGGCATGGAGAGCAAGCAGACCACGGAAGGGAGAAACAAACTAAAGTCATGTAAAAGGACCCATGATCATCCAGTTCAGCggaagaagggaagggggaggtggggtggggaggctgggaagggagatgctggggaggggccCGATCCTGACCAAGGAGGGAAAGAAACCAGTGAAGGAGCAAATGCAATCACAATGCCAAGCCCACCCCGCCCCACCGCGCCTGCCTGACCAAGTTCACACACAATCATTGATCAATcatcacacacaccttgtcctcctggctgctgctgctgcttttgcaatTGCTTGTGTTATGCGGGCTGCGGCAGTGGCCGGCCGTTAACTCCCCCCTAGTGCTTGCAAGTTGCTTGTGCAGCGGCCTCAGTCAGCAGCAGAAAAATGCTCCCGTCCCGTCGCTCCGAGTCCGACTCCCTGCCTCGTCGCCGCACGTGCTGCAGACagcgagctgggaggaggagtcgGACACCACACCACCAGcaccacgcatgcgcgactggtgacGGGTGGGGACTGGGGAGTGCCGCGGAGAACTTGCTTGCTGTTCCTGCATGCTGTGATGATGATTATCTTGctttgcccctggtggcgcagtggtaaaactgccgccctgtaaccagaaggttacaagttcgatcctgaccaggggctcaaggttgactcatccttccgaggtcggtaaaatgagtacccagaatgttgggggcaatatgctaaaaatcattgtaaaccgcttagagagcttcggctatagagcggtatataaatgtaagtgctattgctattgctattgctattgcatgtaatgcatctatctcatatatcagtttcaccttttaatttgcattactgaaattaatgaacttttgcacaatattcaaattttttgagtttcacctgtatattcttaCAAATTCATTTCTGATTTTGATCCTTAGGAAGAACCAAGTGGGGGAAGGGATAgtttgctgctccccccaccccctgctgcaaaCTAACCCTGGCATGAGCACTGTAATAACAGATCCTCTCCCCAAACATAACATACCAttgtaaagggtggggggaaagtaaaagtttttaaaaagcactaggAAGATGGTTGTGTTGCTCTTTTCTTGGATTACCAAAAGCACAATACAAGGGTGGAAGGAGTTATCTTGTTTGTATGTATAGTGAGATACTGTCAGTTTGATACTGTTCATTCAATGAGAGTAGAATGGTGTCTTTCTTCAAAACAAGGTCACACTTCCCTATACATGTGGGGcacatttttgcatttttctcacTCACCTCACCTGTTTGGTCAAGGGACAAAGGGGTTAACTTCAATAAAATGCATGAACACCTTTAGCCAGTGGGCCAAGCTGTGTGTGAAGAAATCTCCCTCTTTGAGCCTTCTCCTCCACTCCTTTGCACATTGCCTGGCTGGCTCCGCCGTGACAAATTAAAAGAAATTGTGGAAGCCTGATACATCAGCCATGCTGAAGTTACCTGGCAAATGCTTCTATGTGGCTGTGGCTATGCTGGAAAGAGGGACTTAAACAGAGGCCCTTTCACATGGGAATGGGATCTCTATGCTGTACTTGTGCACAGCTGCCTCTGAGTACATACAcatatttttgtgtaaatgactgtgcatatgttcattttaaaagtgaatctgagcACATTTGTGTCTGAATAAAAGAAGTTTTACTCTCTAGCCTCGATGCAGTGATAGTAGCGCAATATTGTGCCTCATGCAATAAGTGAAAGGGAGAAAAGTTGCTATGatgaaataacacacacacatacacacctctgtgtgtgtgtgtgtgtgtatatatacacacacacacacatatatatacacacacacccctctctctccacacacctctctctccccaGATATATACATACGTCCATACATCCACCCACATACACCCCTCTCTCTATATGCCTCcttccatatatatatacacacacacacacatatgcaccaccacccctctcctccctcaaTATATATAACCCCCCtcaatatacatacacacacacccctctctctctctctctctcacacacacacacacactgcttcatatacatacacacacacacacacaaaccgcTGCAGAAGAAAAGCGAGTAATCTCAATATTCCTACAAATTCATTTCTGATTTTGACCCTTAAGAAGAACCCTAACAGCTAACAGTTGCATTTGCACCACAGAGATTACacagacagaaagaaaagaacCACAAACGGGTACACACATTTCTGAAACTGGCAAGGTTGTTACAGTGGGGAAagctgctcctcctctcccctccccacccctaccccattGTTGCAAACTAACCTGGCCGGCCTGCCATGCATGAGCATTGTGATTATCTCCCTCCCCTGAAACataacataaaattgaaaagaaaaaagTTGTGTTTTGTTCACAAACAGAATTCCGGGACGGGAGGAGCGTTTTCTTCTTGTCTTTATTGAATGGAGAATGGCTCACTGCAGCCGCCAAGGCCGGCGGtggtggaggcagcggggggggggggggcagctacgGCAGGAGCTGTGAGGGTCCAGGACTTGCACTGCGAAGTCCCGGAAAATGGTGCCGCTGCATATAGGCCAGTGGCTTAGCAATTCTAGTAGAAACTACTGTGAGGTAAGGCACAGTCCCAACCTCCATTTTTAATACCAGGCTTCACCTGTGGAAATAGGAATGGAAAGTACTTCCGGCATGTGCAGAGTCCGGTCGTATTTCTCATGGCCAAGCACACCCAATATTTAGGATCTGAACAGGGCAAGGGAGTTAGGAATACCGACTTACGTACTACTATATATTAACATTATTCTCCCCTGATGCCCTCGCGGCAACAGTATCTGAACCTTCTCCTAATCAGTCCAAAGTGGGATCTTCAGAGTAAGTAACAAGGTACTCCTCCCTCGTGCCTGCGGACGGTTTTCAATCCAAGGCAACTGAAAGGTGCTCTGCTCCGCTGACTTTTATGCCGCGTCCAGTATTGAAATCGGACCCTTTCCTGTCCAGCActtggaggagaagcagcaggaacgCCCAGCCCTGAGCGCAGTGGGTGGAAGGAAGGGAGCGAGAGGCGGAGAGGAAACGAGCCTCAGGCTGTTTACACATCGTGGCATCCGCCGAAGCCGCTCCTCCCAGTCCCACCGAGCTGAAGGCGGCCGCGGATGCGACTTGATGCGTTCGCCTGGACTTTGATGCCGATCCAGAAATGCTCGGCTGCGGGCACAACAATTTCTGCCTAGCCTGCATTTCTAACTGCCTGGGAGAACAAGCCACAAACACCGCCACCTGCTGTCCTCAGTTGAGAGAGAGCGACCATCCCGCTGCCCCGGTTTTCCTCTTGGTGCCCAGCTACACCGTAGCCAGCGCTCTGTCCTTTTCAgcgcttggaggaagagcgacgCGCTGCTTCTGCTTTCAGCCAAGCCCCGCCTGGGCGGGAGGGGCCGGGTGGAAAGCGAAACTCAGCGGCAGCCTGTTGCGTCGCGGAGTTTGAgcgatggctgctgctgctcctcttaaCCTCGGAGAGAAACTCCAGGATGAAGCCACTTGCCCCGTCTGCCTGGACTTCTTTACTGATCCCGTGACTCTGGACTGCGGGCACAATTTCTGCCGAGCCTGCATTGCTCAGTGCTGGGGGGAGCCGCCCGCAGTCACCGCCTGTCCTCAATGCCGAGAGAGCTTTCAGCCGAGGGACGTGAAGCCAAACAGGCAGCTGGCCAACATGGTTGCAATAGCCCAAGAGCTGAGTTTGCAGTTGAAGCAGGAAGCCGGAGCGGGGAGAGTCTGCGAGAGGCACCAGGAGCCCCTGAAGCTCTTCTGCCAGGACGATGAAGCCCCCCTCTGCGTGGTGTGCCACTTATCCAAGGAGCACCGAGCTCACACTGTGGTTCCTGTCCAGGAGGCTGCCCAGGAGTACAAGGTACTTTGTTAAATTCCCCCTTTTTCTATGCCTTCATATTACTCAATGGAGCATTCTCAGATTGGGGACATGTTAAAGGGCTCTCTATCAGAGGGTTTTCACTCAGACTCTGGCGGCAGGGAGCCTAAAAGGGCTTGTTTACCTGCCAGGAGGCCCCGTTCTGTATCCACTGACCAcccagggagcagggaaagaataGCAATCCTGCTGAGAGAAAGGTCATGCCAGTAATATTTTGTTTTCACCATGGACaggtcttctgcagcaaagactggggcagggagaagaaggtgcagtgtgtgtgtgggggggtggtgaTTTCTATTTCTTGtcctagggcccactccaaccttgctacacctcggtaaaggtaaagttgttccgtagagtcggtgttgactcctggcgaccacagagccctgtggttatcttttggtagaatacaggaggggtttaccattgtcgcCTCTCACgcagatgagatgatgcctttcagcatcttcctatatcgctgctgcccaatataggtgtttcccatagtctgggaaacacaccagcggggattcatcCTCTGTTTTTCTTAAATTTCAATTTAACTGTTGGCATGGTTGATAAGAGAGACAAGAGTAGAATTAACTAGCCATACAAATATGtacgctgcccccacccccattactgTATTGGGAATGGTAGTAGTGGCCATGTGGCTGTTTCAAGTTGCTTTGGAAATCAATTGTCAAAAAGTGGGGCTGTCTGTCTAATAAAGTGTGAGCAAAAGGCTTTAATGAGGAACAAAAATACAGTTTTCTAGATGGTCCAAGTTATGGGGAAATGTTGAACCTATATGAGGATTTATTCAACATACACTCTTTAAGCTCCATAGCCATATCAGCTGTCTGTGCAATATCAGCAGTCTTTTGTTCTAGAGCGTCAATCTGGTTTTTTTCATAGGGAGTAAAATAGCTTGGATTTGTGTTAATATATCAGACCTCATTTTCTTTATTTCATCCAGTACACTGCGGAGTGTTGGGAGGGGGGGTAGGAATTGAGAAGAAGCTTCTTCTGACTTTGGAACTTAATTGAGATGGCAGTAATGAGGTGGGAGTTTAAGGAATGATCAAATACTGTAGTTTTTagtctcattcccccccccccccggggttcTTACTTGAGAAGAAGGCTAAGAACTCCTTTAAAGAAATACAGAAATACAGCCAGGGGTGTACCAAGATGATGCCTGCGAGGGGCCCCAAACCTCCTTTGCTGTTTTTTCCCCCCTTACCGCGGCGAGTGGTGCCTGCGGGTCGGATCGGAaaagtccttctcccttctcccccacgcTCGCCCCGGCAGAGAGACTGGAGGGACGCGCTGGCCACGTCTGTCCAGGCCAGCGTCTTTAACAAAGTacaggtgcgcctgcgcagtttagaGATCATCGGAGGCACGccttgttgcagcagcagcagcagcacattgtTAAAGaccttgcccgatcatagttacgcGCCTGCAAGGTAGGGATTTGTTCCCTTGTAGCTTGAGGAATACGGTAACTTTCGCTTATTTGGGAGGTGGCACGGCAAGATTCTTGGGGAAGCGGACTGcaggcatggaggaggaggactaaACTAGCCTTACCCCAGCCTCCGCCAGGAGACCTGGGGAAAGTCTTCCAGTACCGAATCTCATGGCAGGAAAAGGCTTTGCCTGCTCTAATGTAGAACAAGTGCTCAGAAGGAATTCACTAGAAGCAGGGTCTGGACAGACTTTTTTGCACCCTaagcaaacacattgacactctgcactctgtgcccctctgaggtctgtgccctaggcagccgcctagttggcctaatggtagcatcGGCCCTGGGTGGTGGGGAAGTATCCCTTGGGTTTACCATCTCAGGCAGTGTTTTACTTGCTTTAACGGGATACGGACACAAGCCCTGTTTGGATGTtcatacacacaaaaaaaacctgcTGTACATTCAGTGCAGTTCTGGAAACCCCAGCACCTCACTCATCCTCCTGTCCAAACTCTGCATGCTTAAGATATTCACCTGAAGAGGCAACACTGTAAGTGTGATTGCATctgtttccatgatcagcagactggggtgcccaggcaccagTCTTATTATTAGAAAATGGCTCAGTGAGTTTGGCAGTGTCGGTGAGGTGGGTGTGAGGATAATCTATGCCAACTTTTGAGGtaaaaagggaaagaaatggCTTATTTATTACATGGAGTTGGATGTCTTTCAGTGGCAGAGTGGTGGACCTAAGTCCCAGGACTGTGTGTGTCCATTGGAATAAACCCACGGAGTTCATGCGACTAAAGCCAGCATTCCATATGTCAAGTATTCAATTGGCAACCAATACCTTCCCCATAGAACCTTGAAGGTAATccagtccagtggttcccaactcgggggcctccagatgatgttgttgttgttgttgttattattattacatttatatcccgctcttcctccaaggagcccagagcgatgtactacattcttgagtttctctttcacaacaaccctgtgaagtaggttaggctgagagagaagagactggcccagagtcacccagctagtttttttttttaatggctgaatggggatttgaactcgggtctccccagtcctagtccagcactctacccactacaccatgctggctctctcctagctacaatgtattgtggctggggatgctgggagttgtagttcagcaacatcaggaggcccccagattgggaaccactagTCCAGTCCAagcctctgctcagtgcaggatagCCACAGTGTGTGAACAGACACATCTGGGAGGTAGGTCAACCATTTTTCTGCTGAGAATCATCCAGCTCCAAGGTAGTGGTGAAGCTGGCTGTAAGCACAGAATAGGATTGCAGGCCATATCCATATTGCCCAAAGAACATGTCTGTTGAGGGAGTGGCCCATAATGGCTTCATATTTTTGGCATTTTGGAGCTTGAGTGAACATGGAAAGCCCTTTACACAATGTGTTAAAtggaaaagttttgtttttttacggAATTGTTTATAAGTAGAATCATTATGTCACAACAAAACATGCCAAAATTAAAGCATAGCAGAAAAAAATCCAAAGATTAAGTGGGGGATGGGAGGAGATGACAAACCTGAAATCCTCAAAGAGGAACCAAACTAGACCTTCTGTTTTCTCTTCAGGATCAGTTCTGCAGCTCTTTGGAACTtttgaggaaggggagagagaagatTTTGGCATGTACAGCCAATGCAGAAAAGGAAAGCCAAAACTTGCTTGTAAGTATTATCAAAGAAAAAAGTATCTGACTCAATAAGTAGAAAAACTGAAGACAAAACAGTGAAACCATCATCAAAAGCCATGAGGCATTTCTTCTTTTCAGACTGTCCCTTATGGGGATCCCCTGACCTCCTTTTCCCAAGAGGTCATTTTAAGGGCAGGCCCTTGGAAGTCTCTTCAAAACTCTTTACTTGATTCCTGTTTATGTCATTAATATGCTGGACTGTCAAAAGTGCAATGACTATTCTGCAGGAATGGTCATCATCTCCCACCTCTTGACTCTATAAACACTCAATTTTTCAAAAACATTGGTCTGCTTTTCTCCTTTCTCATCTGTAGAATCAAATAGTAGCAGAGAGGCAAAAGAcagtggctgaattcagacaactCCACCAGTTTCTGGAAGAGCAAGAGACACTCCTGTTGACCCAGATAGAAGAAATGCACGAGGAGACTGCAAGGAGAAGGGAAGAACATATGGAAAAACTCTCCAAGGAGCTTTCTTCTCTTGATAAAGTTATACAGGAGATGGAAGAGAAGTGTGAACAGTCAGCAAGTGAGCTTCTGCAGGTAAGACAGCAGCAGAAACAGGCCAGGTTCATCCTCTTCTTCCTAGGGGATGGCTGGTAGAGATGTACATAAATGAATATTTGTGATTCGCGGTTGAATCGAATAGCACCTGGGGATAtatagtttagagaaaagacgacatgatagaggtctataaaatcatgcatggtatggagaaaatggttagagaaaaattcttctccctctcacataacaatagaatcaggggtcatcccatgacattgattgccgagaaatttaggaccagcaaatagaagtattttttcacacaacgcataatcaacttgtggaattctctgccataagatgtggtgacagctaacaaactggatggctttaagagggttttggataacttcatggaggagaggtctatcatcgactactagtcggaaggctataggccacctcaagctttgaaggcacgatgcctctgagtaccagttgcaggggagtaacagcaggagagagggcatgccgcaGTTTTTAGATAAACTGAGTACCTCACTGGGTTGCAGGTTGGTGGGTAGTTTGTGGCACCCCATGTACAAATTCCGCCCTCCCCAACTtgcaaggcaatggggtactcagtttattttttaggattgCTTGGATTTTTCGATTCAGTGGTGCAATatgactttttctcataatgaatccttttTCTCCTATGAAGAACTTATAAAGAAAACAAGAATCTAAATGCAGTGTAGATTCTTGGTTGCTACAAGAACCTTGTAGATTCTTGGTTGCTAAATACATTGGCACTGGGGCAGGAGTATAGCCAGCCcgctggcggcctgtgtgcggccacggCAGgcaccccgatagccccgcccccacgtcagacgtgggggggcgtggtctggctcccgaacggagccttgaggctccgttcgggagttgagaagcagcttaactgctgaaggggccgcgtggccccttcggcagttagacaaaggctgacgctgcattcacagcgcagcccaggagcggctcttccctgcaacaccagtcttagctcctgaaggcagtgccagtcttagctcctgaaggggcctttgcagggaagagctgctcctggctggcactgcgaacgcagtgccagcctttgtttagctcccgaaggggccacgcggcccccgctcgggagctaaactaccgcccccgcatctgacttcagatgtggggggcgtgtcggggccactctcgcggcccctgattggccactggcccgggttctttgaacctgttggcccaatggtggctccgcccctgcactgGGGTGGGAACACACAAGCTACAGCAATGTAAAGCACAAAAGTCTAAGGTGGGGTATGGGGGCCCCAGTGCCAACACGAATCAAAGCCTTTCCTGACAATACCTACCTCACTAATGGGGATCTCTCCCACAAAATactattgaaaataaaaaacttttaaacataaataacataagaacagccctgctggatcaggctcaaggcccatctactccagcatcctgtttcacacagtggcccaccagatgcctctggaagccacaggcaggagttgagagcatgccctctcctgtGGTTACTGCCCCCGTAACTGGTACTCGGAGAATAAGAATCCTTTCTTAGGATTCAACCTTCAGATGCAGGGCAAGCAGAACAGCAATTAACAAACTGTGTCTTTGTGTAGTGTTGTATATTGAGTGTGCccatgtgtgtttctgtgtgtaaaAAAAGAACAAATGGAACTGACGgaaaacaagccaaccaagaagcaagagggATCACCAGCCAATGGTCACACAGTCCAgggaaccagggtggatttgatttaaatcaaactgatttaaatcaaaaaaatcggattttttaaatttaaatcggattttttttatttttatctaccctgctagtgatttaaatcgtgatttaaatcagtttgatttaaatcaaatccaccctgcagggAACCAATCAGAGTGACAGAGACACTCGGCAGGCACATGGGACAATGACTGTAAGGCAATAATCCTCACTCAAATCTCAAAGCGATTCGGTCTGAATCCAGTGAGATTTGTTTCGTTGGCAAATCTGATGTGGGGTGATGTCAGATTTGATTGTTGGCCGAATGACTGGAATCtaccagatttgagtcaaattgatttggccacaaatcagtttgcacatctctaatgtctGATTCCAAATTCTTGAGTGCCTCCATATGCCCATCCATACAAGAAATGAAGGGGCCCAGTTTATGATGTTACTATGAACATTGTATTAATAAACTtcattttaagcctactttccagtaggcttatgagatcacctagcatgtttgtgtgtttgtgtccgtgtccccctatcaacttggcAGTgcctgaaccaaatcaggtacagctgtaggtacacatagaAACATCTCAACAGCGtattttgtggtgatgtcatccaccccaattcaagatggtggacgcataaacaatgagacacaagtgggctattttgtgaactgcctaaacaatttgaaccaaatatgctatAGGTGTAGGAACACACAGGTATggcccaatggtgtagtttgtgatgatgccatccaccctgattcaacaCTGCAGACAcacaaatgtttgaggtgcaagtgggctaatttgtggacggcctaaccaatctgaaccaaatttggtaactTGTAGTGAGTAATAATCAGGGATaactcaatggcatggtttgtgatgaggTTATCCTCCCCAAAATGGCAGAGACGtgaccaggaacataggaaactgccatctattgagtcagaccattggtctatctagctcagtattgtcttcacagactggcagcggcttctccaaggttgcaggcaggaatctctctcagccctatcttggagatgccagggagggaacttgaaaccttctgctcttcccagagcggcttcatccccagaggggaatactttgcagtgctcacacataaagtctcccactcatatgcaaccagggcagaccctgcttagctatggggacaagtcatgcttgctacctcaagaccagctctctcatttgaggtgcaattgggctagcgtgcactgcctaactgatttggaccaaatttgccacaggtgtagggacacatagggatggctcaagggcataatttgtaatgatgtcatctgcccTTATTCTAGATGGCAGAcaggtgaacatttgaggttcaagtgggaaccgatttggaccaaatttggtgaacttgtagggacacctcaagcgcgtagtttgtgatgtttgCATCcttcccaattcaagatggtggacgcat
Above is a window of Hemicordylus capensis ecotype Gifberg chromosome 2, rHemCap1.1.pri, whole genome shotgun sequence DNA encoding:
- the LOC128343089 gene encoding E3 ubiquitin-protein ligase TRIM7-like, translated to MAAAAPLNLGEKLQDEATCPVCLDFFTDPVTLDCGHNFCRACIAQCWGEPPAVTACPQCRESFQPRDVKPNRQLANMVAIAQELSLQLKQEAGAGRVCERHQEPLKLFCQDDEAPLCVVCHLSKEHRAHTVVPVQEAAQEYKDQFCSSLELLRKGREKILACTANAEKESQNLLNQIVAERQKTVAEFRQLHQFLEEQETLLLTQIEEMHEETARRREEHMEKLSKELSSLDKVIQEMEEKCEQSASELLQDVRSTLQRCKEKERFENPMPFSPSVKQNILDLCNTNTFLKNAMKEFKGNLLSGFQMPKVNLLSGFQMQKANVTLDPDTAHPRLILSEDRKSLRLGEKRQDLPKNPERFSIYCFVLGCEGFTAGRHCWEISVGCEGVWALGVARKSVKRRDFFRWDPEGGIWAVRKCSGRYQALDCPAAIPLHLSGEPKKILVTLKYALGQVAFFDADSAAPIYTFSEASFSGETLLPFFYVDGKGSLTLSP